The sequence TAAAAGCATCCGGGATGACCCCCGCTGGGATCCAATAATGCTCTCAGGCTGCAACATTATTAATCATGGAATAAAATAGATGAACCTCTTGAAAAATAAGTGTATGATTGATTAAAGGGCAATCTAAGAAGctattattcttgttttataaCCGTAAGTTATATTCACTCAATTTATCTttggagaggaaataaatgattGTTCATTCCTTTTCTGAAATTATATTATATGGATATCCACATAATTTTGCTGAAAATTAAAGTGACAGTTTTGCTGCTTTTATGATACTAATCAAAGGGAATATGTTCCCTGACTACAAATTCTAGACTTGTCCTATCattagacagtaacacaataacgaGGCAATAGGCTAAGgttctttaaacttttctttccCCCCAGGGTAAGGGTAAGAGTCACTGTAAGGAAAATAAATCGCTCCTCCCAGATTTTCGCCGTGTGTTTAATGTGAGTTATATGAAAAGGAGAGTTAAGAAGCCATCCGATAAATCTGAATAATCTACGCCAATTTGGATAATTCAAGGTTACGATAAACAATTATTTCCCTCAATAATTTATGGTGAGGGTGTAAGTATTATCCATGTTATCGCAATTCTCTAGCTACTGAGAAGGTTCAATAAGCCTATaccagaaataaacataaaatggatCCCAACGCATCGGCATATCAGATCATTTTATCTTGCCAGGCTTTTCAAATGTATACTAACAAACCATTTTCATATTCAGAACGCAAAATCGGAATTTTCTTGCAATGCATGTGTACATAAATAACCTAAAACCATACACATCTCCCTACTGTGTACGTCTCTTCCATCTGCCTTTTTGTAGGAGCAGAAGGGAGagattattttcacattttcattaaaaagactGAGGTCAGATCACCTGGGCAGAGGGGCTACTGTCACCAGGACTCCCTACGCAAATCACTCTTCCAGGACAAATGAGCCCCAGACACCACATTGTTGTAGACtagtttgcttttatttacaATTTAAGATATAAATTAGTAAAGAATTCTTGTTAAACAACCAACAAAGATTATATAACCAGCAATGTTCAAATAAAAACCAGGcagaatttatttacaaaaggtTTAGATTCCATTGCAATACAACTTGCATAAATTACTAGAAGCTttatatcattataaaaataaatatcaaatttgTTTCCACTTCTTAAGTACTCAAGTTCTATAATCACGTTTTATTTCTACTGTGTACATCTTTTACAAATAAACTTTACAGTAAATCCTATCACACCTATAGAATATATACCGTGGCAATGAAGTGATCAATTCAAGatatcctgagaaaaaagatTGTTTTCAAAAGTCACACATACATTGGGGAAGCTATACTATGCCAACAAATTCACATATGTCCAACAAAAGTCTGTTCCGATAGAGTCTGTGGGTTGGCAGTGCCCTGTGGATCCTCCTCGTTTACAGTGGCACAAGATGTGGTCCGGATTtagagatcattttttttttaatacatctgtATATTTATGAACTTGGGAAGAGAGAATGGCCTGCTGACTTTTTTTCCAAAGCAATTGTGACACCTACCTGTGGACCAAGGAAAAGACCAAATCATCCCAAATCCTTCAGTCCCATGCCAACATCATCATATTCTAAAAAGGAGTCCATCTGAAATGGCCTTGCCTCTTTCCCATCTCCAAGATCTGTGATTAGTAATCGTGCCTACTTGTAAAGTGGGTATTTTTTGAGTTGCCGCTGTCAGCCAGGTGAACTGCACGGCCCTACCTAGTCCATCTGGACATAGGGACAAGCCTGATAAAAGCTAGACTAGTCCTTCTATGTCTCTCCAGTCTGACTCTGCGAAGATCATCTATAAAGGTGTTTGATACCCCAAGTTTCAGGGGCACTCGCTCATCAAAGCAAGTGTCTATTAAGGGTCTAGCatagttaaaaaacaaagttccAAGTTGCATACAAATACCCAGATTTTAAGAAtctattttttccaaagagaaaacaacagcaataaataCATTCCAGTTAAAGGAGTGATTCTGTAAAGCAGAACTTGAGCAGAAAAAGGACTCTCTAAAAGAGCATGGATCCCCTCCCActtaaaggggaaaacaaaacaaaacaaaacaaaaaaaaagggggaagattGCAGTGCTCTGTCCTCATACCCCATGccaaaaagcaagaaatacaCATTAAGCAAGTTTACAGGGCAACTGGTTTGGGGAGGCTCCCCAAGGAGTTAAGGGGGAACCCCAGGGAGCCCACTTACTTGCATTGCTGTGTGCGGCCCTTCTATAGGTAGGGCTGGAGGCCTCCACCAACCACGGTGCAGCCCTCACTGGCATCTGTCAGGGGAGGGGGCAGTTAGTCAGAACCCACCCCCAGAGCCATCAGTCTCCCAGACAGCAGCACAGCCACCAGCCTGCACACCCACGCTCGCCATGCCCTTGCCCCCTGCGCCCAGCGAGCAGTCTGGGGGAGCCCGCTGTCCCCACCACCACTGCCTGAGACAGACTTCGGTCATGTTTCCGCGTCCTCATTTTCTCTCCCCCTTGACTCCTTTTACAGGTCTTATCAGCTCAAGCCTGCATTATGAGCAACAGAGACAatataaagaaaaggagagaaagaaaataggctCTCGCTTTCtattttgaagatttaaaaaCTAAGGCTTCTGGGAAGAACTAGAACGTTTTGTTTCCTTCCAGCCAAAGGCAGAAGAGGAGATTCAGCTGAGACTCTATAAAGggacagaaaagacagaaagcGTAGGCTCAGTCAGCAGGGGAAAAGCTGTCAGCTGCATGTTGGGCAATCTGTGTTTGCCCAAACGAAAACAGTCACGAGAATACTAGTAACGGTAATAATGATAAATCAAATGAAAAGTCAGCTATAAGGGGGCAAGTCCCGTTGCGTGGCAGGATCGCCTGGCCCTCCGCCCCCTTTCTGCCCTCACCACCCCTTCACTTCTAACTTGCAGTCCAAGAACCACCGTCCAAAGACGTCCTGTCTTCTTCCTGTTCTCCTGTAAGCGACAAAGCTTCCCCGGCCAGACCTACAGGTCCCCCGGCCCCTTCCCCGGCTCCTCAAGGGTGCTCACCAACCGGGGACCCGCcggcgccccctcccccagggccccgcGGGCCGCAGGCCGCCTACCTTTCTTGGGCTCGTAGCCGCCGCCGGGGGGCCGGTAGTGGGGTTCCAGCGGGTGCGCGCCCGCCTTGCCCGCGTCGCTGGCAGCCTTGGGCGCTGCGTGCAGCGCCTCTCCGGGGGCCGCGGCCGCCGAGTTGTACCGCAGGAGACCCTGGCCCTGCAGAGCCGCGTTCAAGTTCCCGTAGTTTGTGTAGTTGCCATAGAAGGGCGACGTGTAGTAGAGGTGGCGGCCGAGCAGCGGCGACGCGGGGTAGGGCGAGCCGCCCGGCGGCGCCCCTGACGAGGCGGGCGCGGCGGCCGCTGGCAGCCCCGGCGGCGCGCAGGCCGGGCCCAGGCTCGGCTGCTTGAGGTCCGACGTGGCGATCTCGGCCAGAGACCACAGCTTGGGCTTGCTGGCGGGCGGCGGCGCGCCCGGCGACGTCCGGCTGCCCAGGGGCGTcttgccgccgccgccgccgccgccgccgccgccgcccccgcggGGCGCGGCCTCGGATGGGGGGCTCAGCAGCGGCGCCTCCACGCCGGTGAGCGGCGACGAGGTCACGGGCTTGGGCGGCGCCAGGTCCCGCTCGCCCTCCTCGTCGTCGTCCTCGTCGTCCTCCAGGTCGTCGTACTTCTCCTTGCACTCCGAGCCCGACTCACACAGGGGGTCCTCGGCCCGGCACGGCAGCTTCTCTCCGTCCGACTCGGCGGAGCACGAATGATCCGTGAGCGAGTCGACGTGCAGGCTGATCCCTGCAGGGGCGCGGGCACGGTCTGTGGCACCCGGGGGCTCTCTGCCCCACCTGCTCCCTCACTTCGACCCAACCCGAGCCGCGTCCTCCAGGGAGCGCGACCTCCCAGGACGCGCTCACCGAGGAGGAGTTGCTCGGCCCCAGAGCTGCCAGGCGGCCGAGACTCCAGGCCCGAACGTGGAGCGTCGGGCGAGCAGCACCCGCCCCCCCGCCCGACCTCATCCTCCCTGACCTCACCTTGGCGCCCCGCCTGGGAAGAAAGCCCCCGCGACCCTGCGCCCGCCTCGGCCCCTCTCACCTTCGTCCTCCGCCGAAGTCTCGGTGCCCTCCTGCACCTTGTCCGGACTCTCCTCCTTGCTCCTTGCCGAGTCgccctcgtcctcgtcctcgtcctcgctTTTGTTCCTGGGGGCCCACGTCATCTTGTTCTCCTTCTTGAGGCGCCGGCGCGCGTTGGCGAACCAGGTGGAGACCTGCGTGAGGGTCATCTTGGTGATGATGGCCAGCATGATCTTCTCGCCCTTGGTGGGGTAGGGGTTCTTGCGGTGCTCGTTGAGCCAGGCCTTGAGCGTGGCCGTGGCATCCCGCGTGGCGTTCTTGCGGTAGGCCGGGTCATTGAGCTGGTACGGGTAGGCCGCGCTTCCATAAGGGTGGTAGCTGATGGCGCCCGTCATCCCGGTCGTGTGTGCGTCGTAGGGCGCACCCTGCAACCGACAAGAGCCTGGTGAGCGGGTCGCTTGGGGACCTGCCAGGAGTCAGCGCCAAGGCGACCCCTCCGCCCGCCCGTGGCCGCCTTTCCCACGATGCCTCCGGCGCTAGAGCTGCGCTTCCCGAGGCAACAGAGCAAAAGGACTCAGCGGGTAATTTAAGGCCAGCTGTTGATCAAGAAAAGCGATACCGTTTTATTATCAAAATTTCCAACTATTTCACTTTCCTAAAACGACGCATCTTCCCCCAAATGCCCCTGGGCCGCCAGTACATACGTACACAAATACGAACGCACACACAGGCCCACAGGTAGTTTCCTGATATCTAAATTTCTCTGGATGTTAAGTGCGGCTGCCTCCCCTActccccttcccccgcccttATATGGTTAAAAAACTACCCCAGAGCCCCCGCTCCGCTATTCACCGCCCTAAAGCTCGGCAAATCCAATTTGCAACTCAGAAGCCAGTCACCGTTTCGAATTCTTCAAATATGTGGTAATTAGCATGTTAATTCAGCCTTTAACGTTTAAATTCGAGACTTTTACAGCCTTCGCCGAGGCCCCAGCAACTCCAATACAGCCCTGGAATTCCGCCGAGCGCGGGAGGTGGCCACAAGCCCCCGTTACGGCCTCCATCATCTAAAATGCGTTTTGCCACACCCGGCCGGGCCCAGCTGCAGACCCCGAGGAGCGCGGGCCGACCCCGGGTCGGGGAAGCAGGAGCTGCTCTCGGTGCGCAGGGGACCGAGGCGGCACTTAGCTGGCCAAACGCCGGCCGACACGTTTTTCCGAAGCATGGCCTGTGGGACAGATTAAGGCTGAGATCTTGGCGGCCGGGCCGGGCCCCAGAGCCTCTGCcgatctccctcccttccccaacccaGTGACCCCAAGCCCCTACAAGTAGATGCTAAACACTCGGTAATCGCCCCGGAGGCCCCAGTGGCGCCGACCCTCGCGCCCCGCGCCGAAAGAAGCGAGCCCCGGCCCGCTCCGGACTGCTGGCCGAGCTTCGGCGCCTGAAGGAAGGACCACCCAGGACAGATCCCATCCCGACCCCAGCGGAGTCGCACTTCACAGGCTCTTGGGGAAAATGACCCCTGCAGCCGAGTGGAAGGGCGTGGAGCGCGAGCCTCGGCCCGCGCTCAGGACGTCGCCGGCCGACCGCCCTGCCTCTTGTCCTGGCCTCTCGTCCCGCCAGCAGCGCGGCGACCCCAGTCGGCGACTGCAGAGCCACCTCCCACGGCACGTTCCCCGCGGCCCAGCTCGCGGATCCCCGGCCCCGCTCCGCCAGCGCCCTGATCAGTGTCTCCGCGCCCGGCGTCCCGCGTccagcccgcccgcccgcccgcccgcgcgcGGTTACCATGTAGGATGGGaagccggcggcggcggcggcagcgtcGGCCGAGTACTGCAGCGGGCTGCCGAAGCCCGTGGCCGCCTGCGCGGTGAAGGCCGCGGAGCCCGGGTAAGGGCTGAACGCCGAGCCCGACGCCGAGCGAGCCAGCTCCTCGCTGCGCGGCGCCGCCAGTGCCGACGCGCCGTACGCCGGGCACGAGTATAGCGCCAGCGAGCCGGGCGCCTGGTACAGGTAGCCCTGCGGGTAGGACATGGTGGGCGCGGGGCGCCGGGCCCGCGTCACGCCGAACAGCGGGCAGGGCGCGCGGCGCCCTCCATCCACGCCCGGCCGGGGcgcggcgcggcggcggcgggcgcggggACCGCCGGCCGAGGCAGGCCGGCCTGCTCACTAGCCCGGGCGGCCCGCGGGCCGGGGGAGCGgctgggcggcggcggcggcggcctcgGCAGCGGCAGCGCGGAGCCGGTGGGCGCAGCCGCGCGCCAGGCCGGCGGTCGGGGTTTGGGGGAGTCTGGACTCGGGAGTGAGGAGTTGAGGAAGGAGCGCTCGAGTTTCCGAGGGACATTGGAACGCAGAGCTGTCCGTCACGAGCTCATCTGCATATTCGGGCGcccgcccctcccctgccccgcccgCTTTGCCGGCTCAAGCCGCCAGGCCGCGGCCGGGGGAGGGGCGGAGAcgggccggggaggggggcggaggAGCGGGCggcgggagggaggaaggagggaggaggaggcgaTAGCGACGCGCAGGCTTTTGTGGCGCAGTCGCCTCTCGCGCAGACCCAGCCCGCGGCTCGCGGCCCCGCAGCCTGGCGGGGCCGAGCAGTGCGCACCCCCTCCCACTCGCGCGGACTCCCGGCACCCGCCCTCCCACCTTCCTCGGCCAGCCCCCCAGACCCAGCCGCGCTGGCCCCCTTCCcttgccccgcccccagctcgGCCCGCGAGAACCCGGCAGAGGCCGCCGGGCTGCCACTTGGGGGGAAGAACGGCCCGTGCCCCCTCTCCGCCCGGGTGGCTGAGCGCAGGACCCTAGTGCCAGGGCCGAGAGCCGCGGGTGATGGGGCGGGAGTGTGGCACCCGAGGCCCGGGTCCTCCTGGGGGTGCCGTGCGTGGCGCTGACTTCCACCTTCCTGCGTCCACCCTGCCTGCCGCGCGGTGCGAAGCTCCCCGCGTGGCCTCGCGTGTGGTCTCCGGCCCCGCGCCGCCCAGCGTGTCCCCGCGGGACCCGGATCCGGGGCACTTTCGTTGCGAACTGCCAGGAGGGCCCTGAGGTGAGCTTTCTGCCCCGAAGTCCGTAGTGGCAAGCCGGTCCCGGGGTGTTAGGACTTTCTGCTCTAGGAAGCGTTTTAGCCCACGCCTCCAGTGCTTCGTCCGGGAAGACGCCACCCCCTCcaaagagttttattttattttgttttaataagttgACTCCTCTTTCGGATGTGTGTTGTAAAACACTCTGGGGAATGATTGTCACTGGACAGACCGCCTCTGGCACGACGTGAAGCCTCGCTGTCACTCGGGAAGGGACGAGAAAACGACAGGCTGGTGGCACGGGCGGCGCAGTCGGCGGCACAGGTAGCTCAGGTAACAGGCGACTCGGGAGGAGCTTCGCAGGGCCCAGCGGCGAGATGCTAGGGAAAGGGCCCTGGGACCCCCAGTCCCTCGAAAACACCCTTCTCCCCATACCTTCTCTAGGGGCCGGGCCAGCGGAAGCGGGCGTCTGGCGACTGGGCTGGGGGacggggggaggtggggggaggtcaCCGGTGGCTCTCAGGAGGTCCACGGGGGGTCGGGTGTGTGCGGATACGGCGGGGTGGCCCACACAACAGGTGCCACTTCCTCGGCGGCCGTCTCGGGTGGGTGACCTGTAGGGGGAGAACGCGGTAGGTGGGAGCTCCGGCCCGCAGACCCCCCCTTCCCGCAGCCCCCTGTTGGTTGGGCAGCTCTCAGAGTGGCCAGAGTTATCGCGTTCGGGTCGCGGTCGCGCGGGCGCCGCGCGCGCGTCCTGCG comes from Tursiops truncatus isolate mTurTru1 chromosome 3, mTurTru1.mat.Y, whole genome shotgun sequence and encodes:
- the IRX2 gene encoding iroquois-class homeodomain protein IRX-2, which encodes MSYPQGYLYQAPGSLALYSCPAYGASALAAPRSEELARSASGSAFSPYPGSAAFTAQAATGFGSPLQYSADAAAAAAGFPSYMGAPYDAHTTGMTGAISYHPYGSAAYPYQLNDPAYRKNATRDATATLKAWLNEHRKNPYPTKGEKIMLAIITKMTLTQVSTWFANARRRLKKENKMTWAPRNKSEDEDEDEGDSARSKEESPDKVQEGTETSAEDEGISLHVDSLTDHSCSAESDGEKLPCRAEDPLCESGSECKEKYDDLEDDEDDDEEGERDLAPPKPVTSSPLTGVEAPLLSPPSEAAPRGGGGGGGGGGGGKTPLGSRTSPGAPPPASKPKLWSLAEIATSDLKQPSLGPACAPPGLPAAAAPASSGAPPGGSPYPASPLLGRHLYYTSPFYGNYTNYGNLNAALQGQGLLRYNSAAAAPGEALHAAPKAASDAGKAGAHPLEPHYRPPGGGYEPKKDASEGCTVVGGGLQPYL